A genomic stretch from Enterobacter dykesii includes:
- a CDS encoding EAL domain-containing protein has translation MHSEFIAEPIMNIEGKLLGVELLTRFVSESKRPLHPAFVISGWDFDQKRLFLYKQFGVIASKQDWFEHHGLFCSLNVDYDMATLLRHDGLLQLTVSSMPFIKLEISEEFPGLEQGLKSPILKSLCQGVNSLWLDDLGAGNANVASLLEGYFEVAKIDRHFFNEQIDKPTFPLLIKNIKRYCEKIVVEGVESRQYLDLLQEVGIWGVQGYLFKSVPFHKVKKLL, from the coding sequence ATGCACTCTGAATTCATTGCTGAACCCATCATGAACATTGAAGGTAAGCTGTTAGGAGTCGAACTTCTTACGCGGTTTGTCTCAGAGTCCAAACGACCCCTTCACCCAGCGTTTGTCATTTCAGGATGGGATTTCGATCAGAAACGCCTTTTTCTCTACAAACAGTTTGGGGTCATAGCCAGTAAGCAGGACTGGTTCGAGCATCACGGGTTGTTCTGCTCGCTCAATGTTGACTACGATATGGCGACACTCTTAAGGCATGACGGTTTGTTACAGCTAACTGTCAGTTCCATGCCGTTTATCAAACTTGAAATTTCTGAAGAATTTCCTGGTCTTGAGCAAGGGCTTAAAAGCCCGATTCTGAAATCACTATGTCAGGGTGTTAACTCACTGTGGCTGGATGACCTGGGAGCCGGAAATGCAAATGTTGCCAGCCTGCTTGAGGGTTACTTCGAAGTGGCGAAGATTGACCGTCATTTCTTCAATGAGCAAATTGATAAACCCACATTTCCCTTGTTGATAAAAAACATAAAGCGGTACTGCGAGAAGATAGTGGTGGAAGGCGTAGAGAGCAGACAATATCTCGACCTTCTACAGGAGGTTGGTATTTGGGGAGTTCAAGGATACCTTTTCAAATCAGTCCCGTTTCACAAGGTTAAAAAATTGCTATAA
- a CDS encoding major capsid protein, with amino-acid sequence MTISTSGFKVKYFTGAYKEKFGDNFLLQALDIFKDKTSPLPKLEIDELHENMQAVSSSVNRYSTEVDSTERPLGKNRLIEIPHFVTVGTVSAADFQSRRRIATQRQTLRDELISDEGIRQYLKFRATKEEYLARALFAGQVLSPYTQDRPILDFENEFGQTVATATVDATKAGDGPLEDLDTAANNMRFALGGWLSSMRGVVVLCSPEAYKAIKFHPSMLTLINHGVLPDSNLFNGSVKESLPAFQAMTIDGLTFVNTGLLYREFIPAGEAFMVPVFGANNLVGSDLQPFEIYHGPASRDARLAAEEAESQFFQYSWEDHLHNTTVQSEYGLLPICYNQSMITRLTVNTAEA; translated from the coding sequence ATGACAATTTCTACCTCTGGCTTCAAAGTCAAATATTTCACTGGTGCGTATAAAGAGAAGTTTGGGGATAATTTCCTGCTTCAGGCGCTGGATATCTTCAAAGATAAAACTTCTCCACTACCTAAGCTGGAGATCGACGAGCTTCATGAAAATATGCAGGCCGTTTCTTCTAGCGTTAACCGATATTCGACAGAAGTTGATTCGACAGAACGCCCACTTGGAAAAAACCGCCTGATTGAAATTCCACATTTTGTAACTGTTGGAACGGTGAGCGCTGCTGACTTCCAGTCACGCCGCCGTATCGCGACTCAGCGTCAGACACTACGTGATGAACTAATTTCTGATGAGGGTATTCGCCAGTATCTGAAATTCCGAGCCACAAAAGAGGAATATCTCGCTCGTGCATTATTCGCCGGACAGGTTTTATCACCGTATACTCAAGATCGCCCCATTTTGGATTTTGAAAATGAATTCGGTCAGACCGTAGCAACAGCTACCGTAGACGCTACCAAAGCAGGTGATGGTCCGTTAGAGGATCTGGATACCGCTGCAAATAACATGCGTTTTGCTCTTGGTGGTTGGCTAAGTTCAATGCGTGGTGTGGTTGTTCTGTGCTCTCCAGAAGCATACAAGGCGATCAAGTTCCATCCGTCTATGCTGACCCTGATCAATCATGGTGTGCTGCCAGATAGCAATCTGTTTAACGGTAGTGTTAAGGAAAGTCTGCCAGCATTCCAGGCGATGACAATTGACGGGTTGACCTTTGTTAATACTGGTCTGCTGTATCGTGAATTCATTCCGGCTGGAGAGGCCTTCATGGTTCCGGTATTCGGTGCAAACAATCTCGTTGGCAGCGACCTGCAACCCTTCGAAATTTACCACGGGCCAGCATCACGAGATGCGCGTCTAGCGGCAGAGGAAGCTGAGAGTCAATTCTTCCAGTATTCGTGGGAGGACCACCTGCACAATACCACTGTCCAATCCGAGTACGGTCTGCTGCCGATTTGCTATAACCAGTCAATGATTACCCGTCTAACGGTGAATACTGCTGAGGCATAA
- a CDS encoding chemotaxis protein has protein sequence MSGSNKIIVSTVNEIRFETDSASYKRSLQKIKSLKAAHEKPAKALEKAQKKVQVSEGKAALAAAKAQTAKLRQAEQLSKQQQKQAQIQAKMERDAVAHANKMTSLQSRQLSQQEQKQAQSARLAAISDKVRQASRSRAMTYNPNMLGVHSDPSLVARQNAAMNRGHGAVAADIAATKKAMALEEKRQREKEAGLKREVTYYNSLRRSALTLANVNGADVATRYKAISAAKEALKAQKESRFTTEETRFEVARITKELRKHARLQQRITREQKAAGVRAGRVRTKGQGGRVALAAGVIGGASLIGGMGVARVGQTLQGSLERSREAQQLRQYDISQLEFNAIHDVVQKRTGYDLTVDKYASMNKDYFEKAGELINTGSFKTNKQGVTTFSGGGELADLVNAVLSKTNQRTAQKVIGELQKLDMGTFVTYVRQLGKQFAWSENSMRHFLEAIDDGSVLLSGLTGEGDEVIARMRQLASEGWTLSDAQQANLDKLAALGAEYNRVQTSLADHFSASFVEGLGQYAANTDTLRQNMTGLIPISDALGVALGELTTNILSFAGRVGEELKKGATLPDAVYNTVVDDSANSTADWIKEKTGFDPRSIGQTLKQIYPWLDSSAPSNIGSGTAYNDPALALNVPGLNYLTTQEPTFTVPTIDSMTQRQPIPVAVTGEAEIKLSPLDINVNDGAINGLIDTKIRENNHAQNNLILGIAD, from the coding sequence ATGAGTGGCTCTAATAAAATTATCGTTTCGACTGTAAATGAAATCCGCTTCGAAACCGACAGCGCGTCATACAAACGTAGCCTTCAGAAAATCAAATCGCTTAAGGCAGCTCACGAGAAGCCCGCTAAAGCGCTGGAGAAGGCTCAGAAGAAAGTGCAAGTCTCTGAAGGCAAGGCAGCACTTGCCGCAGCGAAAGCCCAGACAGCGAAGCTTCGACAGGCTGAACAACTGTCTAAACAGCAACAGAAACAAGCTCAGATACAGGCCAAAATGGAGCGGGACGCAGTAGCCCACGCCAATAAAATGACATCACTTCAGTCTCGCCAGTTATCTCAGCAGGAGCAGAAACAAGCGCAGAGTGCCAGACTAGCAGCTATATCTGACAAGGTGAGACAGGCGAGTCGCTCCCGTGCAATGACCTACAACCCTAACATGCTTGGAGTTCACTCCGATCCATCTCTGGTGGCACGTCAAAATGCAGCGATGAACCGTGGTCACGGCGCTGTTGCTGCTGACATCGCAGCCACCAAAAAGGCGATGGCCCTGGAGGAGAAGCGCCAGCGTGAGAAAGAGGCAGGTCTTAAGCGCGAGGTGACTTATTACAACAGTTTGCGCCGTAGCGCTCTGACCCTGGCTAATGTGAACGGCGCTGACGTTGCAACCCGTTACAAGGCGATCAGTGCAGCAAAAGAGGCACTCAAAGCCCAGAAAGAATCGCGTTTCACCACCGAAGAGACCCGTTTTGAGGTGGCCCGTATCACAAAAGAATTACGCAAGCATGCGAGGCTGCAACAGCGTATCACCCGTGAGCAGAAAGCCGCAGGTGTTCGTGCTGGTCGTGTTCGTACAAAAGGCCAAGGAGGACGTGTCGCTCTTGCCGCTGGTGTTATTGGTGGTGCGTCGCTGATAGGTGGCATGGGCGTAGCTCGTGTTGGTCAGACCCTCCAGGGGAGTCTTGAACGCTCCAGAGAGGCGCAGCAATTAAGGCAGTATGACATTAGCCAACTTGAATTTAATGCTATCCATGACGTTGTACAGAAGCGTACAGGGTACGACCTGACTGTAGATAAGTATGCGTCCATGAATAAGGATTACTTCGAGAAAGCAGGTGAGCTAATAAATACCGGTTCCTTTAAAACTAACAAGCAAGGGGTAACAACATTCAGCGGAGGTGGTGAACTTGCCGATCTGGTGAATGCAGTTCTTAGCAAAACCAACCAGCGAACAGCCCAGAAGGTGATCGGTGAACTCCAGAAATTAGACATGGGAACCTTTGTTACATACGTCCGGCAGTTGGGAAAACAATTTGCTTGGTCTGAAAACTCCATGCGCCATTTTTTGGAGGCGATCGATGACGGATCGGTGCTTCTCAGCGGGCTTACAGGGGAGGGTGATGAGGTTATTGCCCGTATGCGTCAACTCGCTTCTGAAGGATGGACCCTATCTGATGCACAGCAGGCCAACCTTGATAAACTGGCGGCGTTAGGTGCTGAGTACAACCGAGTGCAAACCAGCCTTGCAGATCATTTCTCAGCCTCGTTTGTTGAAGGCCTGGGGCAGTACGCTGCCAATACTGACACTCTACGTCAGAATATGACTGGACTGATCCCAATTTCCGATGCCCTCGGCGTTGCCCTTGGTGAGCTAACCACCAACATTCTCTCATTCGCTGGTCGAGTCGGTGAAGAACTCAAGAAAGGCGCAACACTGCCGGATGCAGTCTACAACACCGTTGTGGATGACTCTGCGAATAGCACCGCCGATTGGATTAAGGAAAAGACAGGCTTCGATCCTCGTAGCATCGGTCAGACGCTTAAGCAGATTTACCCGTGGTTGGATAGTTCAGCACCAAGCAATATTGGCTCAGGCACGGCGTATAACGATCCAGCGCTAGCATTAAACGTTCCTGGCCTGAACTATCTAACAACCCAGGAACCAACGTTTACGGTTCCGACAATTGACAGCATGACGCAGCGACAGCCGATTCCTGTTGCGGTCACTGGCGAAGCTGAGATTAAACTCTCACCGCTTGATATTAACGTGAATGACGGCGCTATTAACGGTTTGATTGATACCAAGATAAGGGAGAACAACCACGCGCAGAATAACCTCATCCTTGGGATTGCAGACTAA
- a CDS encoding DUF4062 domain-containing protein has protein sequence MDKRYQVFVSSTFTDLEEERKHVIQTLMEMDCIPAGMELFPAIDEGQWEFIKKVIDDCDYYLLIIGGRYGSVAEDGLSYTEKEFDYAVSKGLRVVVLVHENPENLPLAKSEKDSELREKLVAFIEKASTNRLRKTWATAKDLPGLVALSMSKTMKTYPAVGWIRANQTSKESDLRALIELQKENEQLRFDLDQLKAHSPKIEELNLADFESVFEFKCQSTYLQNSRERLSIWDARMSWKDIFALISPYLTQHLNESIVSRTLGDAAKEKENQSGSSPKVVSQDLKTISIQLQAYGLINVENLRTTTGKYDLFWTLTKSGKDLMIKIRTIKK, from the coding sequence ATGGATAAACGTTACCAGGTTTTCGTAAGTTCAACTTTTACGGATTTAGAAGAAGAACGAAAACACGTCATACAAACTCTGATGGAAATGGATTGCATTCCAGCAGGCATGGAGTTGTTCCCAGCAATCGATGAAGGCCAATGGGAGTTCATAAAAAAAGTAATTGATGACTGTGATTATTATCTGCTGATCATTGGTGGTCGTTATGGCTCTGTTGCGGAAGATGGTTTAAGTTACACCGAAAAGGAATTCGATTACGCTGTTTCAAAAGGTTTACGCGTCGTTGTTTTGGTACATGAGAATCCGGAAAATCTACCTTTAGCCAAATCTGAAAAAGATTCTGAACTCAGAGAGAAGCTAGTTGCATTCATAGAGAAGGCCTCAACCAATCGTCTCAGGAAAACATGGGCAACAGCAAAAGACCTACCAGGGTTAGTAGCCCTTAGTATGAGCAAGACAATGAAAACGTATCCAGCAGTCGGTTGGATTAGGGCAAACCAAACTTCTAAAGAATCCGATTTAAGAGCACTTATAGAGTTACAAAAAGAAAATGAACAACTTAGGTTTGATCTTGATCAACTCAAAGCACATAGCCCTAAAATTGAAGAGTTGAACCTCGCTGATTTTGAGAGTGTTTTCGAGTTTAAATGCCAATCTACTTATTTACAGAATAGCCGTGAAAGGTTATCAATATGGGATGCAAGGATGTCCTGGAAAGACATTTTTGCTCTTATCTCGCCCTATCTTACACAACATCTCAATGAATCAATTGTGTCGCGAACTTTGGGCGATGCAGCCAAAGAAAAAGAAAATCAAAGCGGAAGCTCACCTAAGGTCGTATCTCAAGATTTAAAAACTATCTCTATACAATTACAAGCATACGGGCTAATCAACGTTGAAAATCTGAGGACCACAACAGGAAAATATGACTTATTTTGGACTTTGACCAAAAGCGGTAAAGATTTAATGATTAAAATCCGAACAATAAAAAAATAA
- a CDS encoding tyrosine-type recombinase/integrase: protein MGHRTIRHTITRNGIYYVRFRLPGNKYFRKSLETDSHTQAQLLMSFASPVIPLVQRGTIQPDHFGKRLSEYGNSLKQQNEQWLAQQFLSEERRNLQPIVVQEYREVVAPSEDEEEQTEAQSKDVLTLAGAWNMYKKEKAQNWTKAISQANERFMEVMFIVLGASTDVMTITKQDIKQVMEVVENLPKRVVQPYRSMTVQQLIECDDVPPEDLVGAESIHKHLKIYKSLFKTFLTDNKDILEKSPTDGVVAAPSKARFGAYSAAEMRKFVGWALMQPDGWQKWITLLLAYTGARRGEIAKLEKSQIKFDEDSQRHYLLIAEGGQGKTENATRQVAIHPKLIEWGFLEFVNRQWKEKIFSPVSGKNMPKIGKVLADVRDQLGIPYLDDYGQRRLVHSFRHTMISTCLAGWVGNLAHLQQVVGHEKSGSGITRRYLHTFPLSTVCYVVDGLDW from the coding sequence ATGGGCCACAGAACCATACGTCACACCATCACACGCAACGGGATTTATTACGTTCGTTTCCGCCTGCCCGGTAATAAATATTTTCGCAAGTCGCTGGAGACTGACAGCCACACCCAGGCGCAGTTGCTCATGTCTTTTGCTTCTCCTGTAATCCCTCTGGTTCAACGTGGAACCATCCAACCGGATCACTTCGGTAAGCGTCTTTCCGAGTATGGCAATAGCCTGAAGCAGCAGAATGAACAATGGCTGGCACAACAATTTCTCAGTGAAGAACGGCGCAATCTTCAGCCGATAGTTGTTCAGGAATACCGCGAGGTTGTTGCGCCTTCAGAAGATGAGGAAGAACAAACAGAAGCACAGTCAAAGGATGTGTTAACACTTGCTGGCGCTTGGAATATGTACAAAAAGGAGAAAGCCCAAAACTGGACGAAGGCAATTTCACAGGCCAATGAGCGCTTTATGGAAGTCATGTTCATTGTCCTTGGTGCATCAACAGATGTAATGACGATCACCAAGCAGGACATCAAGCAGGTGATGGAAGTTGTTGAAAACTTGCCAAAGCGTGTTGTGCAGCCTTATCGGTCAATGACGGTTCAGCAACTGATCGAGTGTGATGATGTTCCGCCAGAAGATTTGGTTGGCGCTGAGTCTATCCACAAGCATTTGAAGATTTACAAATCGCTGTTTAAAACCTTCCTGACTGACAATAAAGATATTCTGGAGAAATCACCGACTGATGGTGTAGTCGCCGCACCGTCGAAAGCTAGGTTTGGAGCTTACAGTGCAGCAGAAATGAGAAAGTTTGTAGGGTGGGCGCTCATGCAGCCTGATGGCTGGCAGAAATGGATCACTCTTTTGTTGGCGTATACGGGAGCCAGAAGAGGGGAGATCGCCAAGCTGGAGAAATCACAGATCAAATTTGATGAAGATAGCCAGCGGCACTATCTCCTGATCGCTGAAGGAGGACAGGGTAAAACCGAAAACGCTACAAGGCAGGTGGCGATCCATCCCAAACTAATCGAGTGGGGTTTTCTTGAGTTTGTAAACCGTCAATGGAAAGAGAAGATTTTCTCACCTGTGTCGGGTAAGAACATGCCGAAGATCGGCAAAGTGCTTGCTGACGTTCGCGATCAACTTGGAATCCCTTACCTTGATGATTACGGACAACGCCGCCTGGTGCATAGTTTCAGACACACAATGATCTCAACCTGCTTGGCTGGTTGGGTTGGCAACTTGGCGCATTTGCAACAGGTGGTTGGTCATGAGAAGAGCGGCTCTGGAATCACTAGGCGCTATCTTCATACATTCCCGCTATCCACGGTATGCTATGTGGTTGATGGCTTGGATTGGTAA
- a CDS encoding YadA C-terminal domain-containing protein encodes MNYLNTTAIAVFGFVFAGSMNTANAAEVNVNLDDNVNNPGAHIQIQGTDKTVYNLDNIEGSNIKQDGQIYNLQGDIDRANTAINKAQDTANTAQDGVNANTQANAILNQKVDDNKADQTITDNKQNILIDNTNNKADANTQALASKVDKSIFNADQDRQDHALQDASDKATQAFNTGAYAQSLALDAQTVAAANKTAVVNVQSRQQTQEATIQNHSAQLANHESRITALESQNNAKFSSLENQQSEDRKEYRAGIAGAASLAGLHYVDTDNAVAVGAANFKDAQGYAIGYRHKFAENVAATLSTSGTSNGDEIVAASASYGW; translated from the coding sequence ATGAACTATTTAAATACAACAGCTATCGCTGTTTTTGGTTTTGTGTTTGCTGGTTCAATGAATACAGCAAATGCTGCGGAAGTAAACGTAAACCTTGACGATAACGTCAACAATCCAGGTGCTCACATTCAAATTCAGGGTACCGATAAAACCGTCTATAACCTTGATAACATCGAAGGAAGTAACATTAAGCAAGACGGGCAAATCTATAACCTTCAAGGCGATATTGACAGAGCAAATACAGCTATTAATAAAGCACAAGATACAGCTAACACCGCTCAAGATGGCGTAAACGCTAACACTCAAGCTAACGCTATCCTTAATCAGAAAGTCGACGATAACAAAGCAGATCAGACAATCACTGATAACAAACAGAATATATTGATTGATAACACTAATAATAAAGCAGACGCTAATACACAAGCGCTTGCAAGTAAGGTAGATAAAAGCATTTTCAACGCCGATCAGGATAGACAAGATCACGCCCTTCAGGACGCCTCTGACAAAGCGACTCAGGCATTTAATACGGGCGCTTACGCGCAATCTTTAGCTTTAGATGCACAAACGGTAGCCGCAGCGAATAAAACTGCTGTTGTTAACGTTCAGTCACGACAGCAAACACAGGAAGCGACGATTCAGAATCACAGCGCACAATTAGCGAATCATGAATCACGTATTACTGCGTTAGAGAGTCAAAATAACGCTAAGTTCTCTTCTCTGGAGAATCAGCAGAGTGAGGATCGCAAGGAATATCGTGCTGGTATCGCTGGCGCTGCTTCTCTTGCTGGTTTGCATTATGTTGATACAGATAACGCGGTTGCTGTCGGTGCTGCCAACTTCAAAGATGCGCAAGGTTATGCGATCGGCTACCGTCATAAGTTCGCTGAGAATGTAGCCGCTACACTCTCTACATCAGGTACATCCAACGGTGATGAAATTGTTGCGGCGTCCGCATCTTACGGATGGTGA
- a CDS encoding glycoside hydrolase family 32 protein has product MTYSITKAEQELQSRREGLNLRWYPRYHLAARAGWMNDPNGLVWFDGWYHAFYQHHPYSTQWGPMHWGHARSKDLVNWEHLPVALAPEGPDDKDGCFSGSAVVDGDTLALIYTGHKFHGDPGDEANLYQVQCLATSRDGIHFVRHGTVIDTPPGLHHFRDPKVWREGEWWYMVVGAREGDTGQVRAYRSADLREWQDMGVLAVAEKEMGYMWECPDFFTLNGKRVLMFSPQGLAAEGFKNRNLFQSGYLLGEWQPGKPFAREGEFVEMDRGHDFYAPQSFLTPDGRRIVIGWLDMWESPLPEQQDGWAGMLSLPRELTLSVDNRLQMRPAREVEILRGAWFPWPVSTLNNQQMTLVEHCDAMEVILQWDCANSSAEQYGIRLGDGLRVYVDAQMQRLVLERHYPQYGLCGTRSVALNLNGVLSLRLFFDYSSVEVFVNEGEACLSSRIYPDADCRELALFAWTGGASLIHGGAWQLE; this is encoded by the coding sequence ATGACGTATTCAATTACGAAAGCAGAACAGGAACTGCAGTCCAGACGCGAAGGGCTTAACTTGCGCTGGTATCCCCGTTACCACCTCGCTGCGCGTGCTGGCTGGATGAACGACCCGAATGGCCTGGTCTGGTTTGACGGCTGGTATCACGCCTTTTATCAGCATCATCCATATTCGACCCAGTGGGGGCCGATGCACTGGGGTCATGCGCGAAGCAAAGATTTAGTTAACTGGGAGCACCTCCCGGTTGCGCTGGCACCGGAAGGACCAGACGACAAGGACGGCTGTTTTTCTGGCTCAGCGGTGGTCGATGGCGACACGCTGGCGCTAATCTACACCGGCCACAAATTCCACGGCGATCCCGGCGATGAGGCGAATCTCTACCAGGTTCAGTGCCTGGCAACCAGCCGTGACGGCATCCACTTTGTGCGGCACGGGACCGTCATTGACACACCGCCCGGACTGCATCACTTCCGCGATCCGAAAGTATGGCGTGAAGGGGAGTGGTGGTACATGGTCGTTGGTGCGCGGGAGGGTGATACGGGCCAGGTGCGTGCGTACCGGTCTGCCGATCTGCGCGAGTGGCAGGACATGGGCGTGCTCGCAGTGGCTGAAAAAGAGATGGGCTATATGTGGGAATGTCCGGACTTTTTCACCCTCAACGGTAAACGCGTGCTGATGTTTTCGCCTCAGGGGCTGGCGGCAGAGGGATTCAAAAATCGTAATCTTTTCCAGAGTGGCTACCTGCTGGGCGAGTGGCAGCCCGGCAAACCTTTCGCGCGTGAAGGAGAATTTGTGGAGATGGATCGTGGACATGATTTCTATGCGCCACAAAGCTTCCTGACTCCTGACGGCCGCCGCATCGTTATCGGCTGGCTGGACATGTGGGAATCGCCCCTGCCGGAACAGCAGGATGGCTGGGCAGGCATGCTCTCCTTACCGCGCGAGCTGACGCTGAGTGTGGATAACCGCCTGCAAATGCGGCCGGCCAGAGAAGTTGAAATCCTGCGCGGAGCATGGTTCCCCTGGCCGGTAAGTACGCTTAATAACCAGCAGATGACGCTGGTTGAACACTGCGATGCGATGGAAGTCATTCTGCAATGGGATTGCGCGAACAGCAGCGCGGAGCAATACGGCATTCGTCTCGGCGACGGGCTACGCGTCTATGTTGATGCGCAGATGCAGCGCCTGGTGCTGGAGCGACACTATCCACAGTATGGCCTGTGCGGCACCAGAAGCGTCGCGCTTAACCTGAACGGCGTGCTCAGTCTGCGCTTGTTTTTTGACTACTCTTCCGTGGAAGTGTTTGTTAACGAGGGTGAGGCGTGCCTCAGCAGCCGTATTTATCCTGATGCAGACTGCCGCGAACTGGCGTTGTTTGCCTGGACGGGGGGAGCGTCGCTTATCCATGGCGGAGCGTGGCAGCTGGAGTAA
- a CDS encoding MFS transporter, with the protein MMKTHHSHSYPLLSALLFFFFVTWSSSGSLLSIWLHQEVGLKAGDTGVIYAVLSVSALCAQICYGFIQDKLGLRKNLLWFLTSLLILSGPAFLLFGYLLHINVLLGSIFGGIYIGLTFNGGIGVLESYTERVARQSQFEFGKARMWGSLGWAVATFFAGLLFNINPKLNFAVASCAGLVFFVLLARLRVSSAPHAMQEAVSGGKVTLEDALRLLTLPRFWALVFFVIGTCIYGVYDQQFPVYFSSQFPTLQEGNAMYGYLNSFQVFLEAAGMFCAPWLVNRLGAKNGLIFAGMVMAMRMVASGLVEGPVLISITKLLHAVELPVLLVSIFKYNSLHFDKRLSSTLYLVGFACTSSVIASVLSPLAGYSYEKYGFAQSYLIMGLLVFSTTFISIFLLRSGKSSSDPLMPQPSTI; encoded by the coding sequence ATGATGAAAACGCATCACTCTCACAGCTACCCTTTATTAAGCGCATTGCTGTTTTTCTTTTTTGTCACGTGGTCCTCTTCCGGCTCGTTGCTTTCTATCTGGCTCCACCAGGAGGTGGGGTTAAAGGCAGGGGATACGGGAGTCATCTATGCCGTACTGTCTGTCTCCGCGCTGTGCGCGCAAATCTGCTACGGCTTCATTCAGGATAAACTCGGCCTGCGAAAAAACCTGCTCTGGTTTCTGACCAGCCTGCTCATTCTTTCCGGTCCGGCCTTCCTGCTGTTTGGTTATCTGCTGCACATTAACGTGTTACTCGGCAGTATTTTCGGCGGGATTTATATCGGGCTAACGTTTAACGGCGGGATTGGAGTACTGGAATCCTATACCGAGCGCGTGGCCCGCCAGAGTCAGTTTGAGTTTGGTAAGGCAAGGATGTGGGGATCGCTTGGCTGGGCGGTGGCAACCTTTTTTGCGGGGCTCCTGTTTAACATTAATCCAAAGCTGAACTTCGCTGTCGCCAGCTGCGCAGGGCTGGTGTTTTTTGTGTTGCTGGCGCGTCTCAGGGTCTCTTCCGCCCCGCACGCCATGCAGGAGGCGGTGTCCGGCGGTAAGGTCACGCTGGAGGATGCATTGCGCCTGCTGACGCTGCCGCGCTTCTGGGCGCTGGTGTTTTTCGTTATCGGCACCTGTATTTATGGCGTTTATGACCAGCAGTTCCCGGTCTATTTCTCCTCCCAGTTCCCGACGTTACAGGAAGGGAACGCCATGTACGGCTATCTCAACTCATTCCAGGTTTTCCTGGAGGCGGCGGGTATGTTTTGCGCCCCGTGGCTGGTGAATCGTCTCGGTGCGAAAAACGGCCTGATTTTCGCCGGAATGGTGATGGCGATGCGTATGGTGGCATCGGGTCTGGTTGAGGGACCGGTACTGATCTCCATTACCAAGCTATTGCACGCGGTTGAGCTGCCCGTTTTGCTGGTCTCCATCTTTAAATACAACAGCCTGCATTTTGATAAGCGGCTCTCTTCCACCCTCTATCTGGTGGGCTTTGCCTGTACAAGCTCGGTGATTGCCTCGGTACTGTCGCCGCTGGCAGGTTACAGCTATGAGAAATACGGCTTTGCTCAGTCCTATCTCATCATGGGGCTACTGGTATTCAGCACCACGTTTATCTCCATCTTCCTGTTGCGCTCGGGTAAGTCCTCTTCTGACCCGCTCATGCCGCAACCTTCCACCATCTGA